GCTAACAAAAATGCCCACCCGCGCGGGGGTGGCGAGCTGAAACGCGCTCAGAAAAATCCGCGTATCGCGGTTCGCAACGACGGAGAGGGGCCTCCACGATCAGAGGATGCCAGCACCAAGACTTTTCTAGAAGGTTTTGGGCAGCGGTGTTCCGGGTTGCTCCTCTTCTCGTTGCGCAGGTGTTCGGCAGGTGGACGGGAGAAGGCTGTTGTTTGTTTAGCCATCGCGCACGACCTAGCGCATCCCGTCCGTCTGCCAACGGTGATCTGGAGTGGAGAAGGAATCCAGCGCGGGCGTTACCTCGGCTTTTGCCCAGCTAACCCCAGCGTTCTGCGCCTTCTCCACTCTGCTCCATTTTCTTTTCACAAATCTGCAAAGGAGAGACTTACAAAGTAAGGAGGTAGGGCCAAGCTTTTGGGACAATCCTTTGCAGGTTTGTGGGAATGAAAGATGGGAAAATTCATTCCGAATAATTGTCGGGTTATGATGCCGCAGCTACAGGTGGTTTTGTAGCCGCGAGGCTTGTCCTCGCCAATTAGATATATTGGTAATTAGGACAGACTATGAAACAAGTCCGAAAGATATTTTGGGTTTGTTTTACTGCCTGTGTCCGCGTAGCTCAATGGATAGAGCGGGGGATTTCTAATCCCCTTGTTGCAGGTTCAAGTCCTGCCGCGGATATTTTGCAACCAGTGCATCTCCCAAAGGGAGAGAGTGGGTTAGCTTTCTCCAAAAGGAGAAATTAATGTCCAAAAGACATTAATGGGTTGCCCACGGCCCCTGGTTGCAATCAAAAATTATCTCGGGAAGCGCGCGGATCAAGTGTCTGTACTGATCGGGCGACGCGCGGTTTTCGAGTGTTCCTAGAGCCGGTAACGATTTGGTTGTTGGGGGTTTGTCCTTTGGACTTACCTATTTTCCCAACTACCTGCGTTACCGGCTTTTTCATTTTTAAAATCCATAGGGGTGCTGACCCTAAAGGGTCAGACCCCAATAAACCGAACTAGAGCGGGATTATACCCGATAAGGGTTAATCCCGAATGGAAAGAAACTCTTGAATTTATTTCCTCTTTTGTTATTATCTTCAAAGTATGGAAAAAAACTACGAAATAATGTTAATATTAAAAAAGGATTCTTCGCTTGCCGAAAAAGGCGTTTTTCTAAAAGAATTCACTGAACTCTTAAAACCTTTGGAAGGCAAAGCAAAGAAAGAAGACTTTTGGGGTTTGAGGAGATTTGCGTACCCTATTAAAAAAAGCGAAGAGGGGGTTTATACAGTAATAAACTTTGAATGCCCCGCGGATAAAATAAAAGAACTTGAAAGAAAGCTAAAGTTGGAGAAGGAGATTGTGAGGTATATGGTAACAAGCTCAAATGACAAAAGTCAAAATTTAACAAAGGAGACTCCTTTGAAAAAGGAGTCTCCTTAGATAGCTTTGAGTTGTTATTTGAACTTTGATATTTGAGTTTAGTTAATAGGGTTTTGCTAAATTGTTTTTGATTAAACCTTAATCATAAGCTGTTTAGCAATAATAAAAAATGTCCCGAAGCATAAACAAAGCGATTATCCTAGGAAATTTAACTAGGGATCCCGAAATGAGGTATACACCTCAAGGCTCTGCTGTAACTAGTTTTGCTGTAGCCACAAACAGGCAGTGGAATACCGAAGATGGGTCCACAAAAGAAGCGGTGGAGTTCCATAATATTGTGGCTTGGAATAAATTGGCGGAAATATGTTCCCAGCTTCTTAAAAAAGGCGCTAAAGTGTATATTGAAGGCCGACTCCAAACCAGAAATTGGGAAGACGATAAAGCCGTTAAACACTATAAAACCGAAATTGTCGCTGATGATATGATAGTTCTCACAAGCAGAGGATTTTCTGAAACGGGAGGGACGGGATCTTTGCCTGTAAAGACTGTTCCAGCTGTTAATGCGGAAAATAAAACTCCTCCCGCAAAAGAATCTGCAGGAGAGGCAAGCGCGTCAAAAAATGAAAAGGATGCTGACAAAGGCGAAGTGAAACCATCCAAAGACGAGGCAGAAGAAGTAGTGGATACGGATGAAATGCCGTTTTAGTATATGGCGAAACAAAAGAAGAAAAAACAATTTAAGAAAAATATAACTTATAAAAAAGTTAAAGCGCGAATAGGGGAAATTGATTACAAAAAACCCTCATCTTTAACCAAATTTTTAAGTTCCAGATTCAAGATTTTGTCGCGCCAAAAAACGGGAGTGTCGGCGAAAATTCAGCGGAAGGCTACCGCGGAAATAAAAAAAGCTCGTGTTATGGGGCTTTTGCCGTTTACGGAGAGACACAGCATATAAATAAAAATTCAAAACTCAAATGACAAATGACAAATCAAATCTAAAATTCAAAGCTCAAAAAGTCTTTAGACATTTGAATTTTGTCCGCCAGCTGGCGGATTGAATTGAATTTTGAGTTTTGACATTTGAGTTTTACTATGCCTCTTCTTTGCTACATTACGCCGTATAGTTTAATAGCTGTTCTAGATGGCGACAAAATTGCCCGCGTAAAATTTCCATACCCCGTTTTTATAGATAATTATTCCGATGTATGGCGTTATGTTTATAATGAAGCGCTATCCCAACTAGGTTTAAAAGAACCGCCAGAAACTCTTGTGGTTTGTAATTCCGAAGATGGTTGGTATTCTCGCATAAAAGGCAAGTCTTTAAAAGTAATTTCCGCCCAATCAGCTTTTTCCAAATTTAATATTCCGTTAGTTTATTTGGGCGAGAAAAGGTTTTATTATCCCGGCGGGGTTTTGGAATTTAATATAAATCCGGGAAAAATCTTTAAGTGGTTTGATTTTGAGGAAGCGGACGCGAATGTAGAAAATTTTTTTCAAAACAGATTTTTGTATGGACCGAGTTTTGTGGAAAATGTTTGGGAAAAAACTTTTCATAACGCGCTTTTGCGAGAAAAAATGCAGTTTGCTTTTAAAAACATCCCCCCAGAATTTTTTGAAACCGTGGGCGAGCTTTATTTGTCGGGGGAATCTTTATATAACTACGACAATTTGCAGGAGTTGTTACTAACTTTTTTAGATTCCATGGCCGTATCGGGTTTTTGGCGTATGTATTTTGACGAGAAGTCGGTTTTGGGGCCGTTAGCCGGGCTTTATTCTCAAAAAAAGGGCGTCGCTTTGGAATTTCTAAACGAATACAAATTTAAGCATATCGCGGATGTTTTTGTGGTCCCGTCCGTTCCTTCAGCTCAAGTTATATTTAGCGACGGCAAAAAGCAGGTTTTGAACTTAAAACAAGAGGGTATCCATCTAATACCTTCAATGGGCGAGGAGGAGTTAACTGTTAATATTAAATTAAAGAAAGGGGATTTTGAAAAAAAGATTGTGAAAAGCGTATTTGGAGTGGTTTTTGATACCAGAAAAAGACCATTAGCATTTTCGGACTCGCGCACTGAACGACTTACGATGCGGGACAACCTAAGAAAACAGGTGAGGGGGTGGGAGGGATGAGAACTTTAATAATAAAAAAGTACAAACAGAATAAAACCAGCTTTGTGGAGCGGAAGCTACCTGTTGAAGGGGATGTTTTGGTTAAAGCGGGGGATGTTGTTAAGAGCTTTTCAAAAGTGGCGGAATGTTTGTACAGTGAAAAATCTCAAGAAATAGCTTTTGAAGGAGAATTTATTAAAAAAGAGGGCGACAAGGTTTTTGCGGATGAGGTTTTGTGGGTTTTGAAAAAAGGGTTTCTAAAGTCCAAAGAAGGTAAAGCGCCGTTTTCCGGGATAATAGCGGAAGTTAATCTGGATAAAAAATCCTTTATTATAAAACGACCTCAAAGGGATTATTCGCTAATTGCCGGCGCGCCGGGAAAAGTTAAGGGGGTGGTTGAAAATAGGGCGGTATTAATAGAAACTACGGCTCTTGAAGTTTCGGGGGTTGCGGGAAGAGGAGAAGATGTTTCGGGCGAGCTTTCGGTTTTGGGCAGTTATAAAGATATAGGGAGCGCGGAGATTGATAAAAGTTATGCGGGTAAGATTTTGGTTTGCGGGTTTTTAAATTCTTATGTGTATTCAAAGGCAAAATTTTTTGGGACGCTTGGTTTTATTTGCGGGGGAGTAGATTACTCTTTATATGAAAGTTTACCATTAACCCCGTCCTTAATTGTTACTACGGGATTTGGGCAATTGTCTATGGACCCGATGCTTTTT
This genomic interval from Patescibacteria group bacterium contains the following:
- the rpsF gene encoding 30S ribosomal protein S6, translated to MEKNYEIMLILKKDSSLAEKGVFLKEFTELLKPLEGKAKKEDFWGLRRFAYPIKKSEEGVYTVINFECPADKIKELERKLKLEKEIVRYMVTSSNDKSQNLTKETPLKKESP
- a CDS encoding single-stranded DNA-binding protein; this translates as MSRSINKAIILGNLTRDPEMRYTPQGSAVTSFAVATNRQWNTEDGSTKEAVEFHNIVAWNKLAEICSQLLKKGAKVYIEGRLQTRNWEDDKAVKHYKTEIVADDMIVLTSRGFSETGGTGSLPVKTVPAVNAENKTPPAKESAGEASASKNEKDADKGEVKPSKDEAEEVVDTDEMPF
- the rpsR gene encoding 30S ribosomal protein S18, which translates into the protein MAKQKKKKQFKKNITYKKVKARIGEIDYKKPSSLTKFLSSRFKILSRQKTGVSAKIQRKATAEIKKARVMGLLPFTERHSI